A portion of the Bacteroides faecium genome contains these proteins:
- a CDS encoding GH3 auxin-responsive promoter family protein, translating into MNITKIISKTFDSRLKQIDLYANQASEIQHRVLDRLVQQAARTEWGKKYDYASIRSYEDFRKRLPIQTYEEIKPYVERLRAGEQNLLWPSEIRWFAKSSGTTNDKSKFLPVSKEALEDIHYRGGKDAAALYFRINPDSHFFSGKGLIMGGSHSPNLNSNHSLVGDLSAILIQNVNPLINFIRVPSKKIALMNEWETKIEAIANSTIPVNVTSLSGVPSWTLVLIKRILEKTGKHTLEEVWPNLEVFFHGGVAFTPYREQYKQVIQSPKMHYVETYNASEGYFGTQNDLSDPAMLLMIDYGIFYEFIPLEEVDKENPRAYCLEEVELNKNYAMVISTSCGLWRYMIGDTVKFTSKNPYKFVITGRTKHFINAFGEELIVDNAEKGLAKACAETGAQVCEYSAAPVFMDENAKCRHQWLIEFAKMPDSVEKFAAILDATLKEVNSDYEAKRWKDIALQPLEVIVARQGLFHDWMAQKGKLGGQHKVPRLSNTREYIEGMLPLNR; encoded by the coding sequence ATGAATATTACAAAAATTATTAGTAAGACTTTTGATTCCCGTTTAAAACAAATAGATCTATATGCTAATCAGGCTAGTGAGATTCAACACCGTGTATTGGATCGCTTGGTGCAGCAGGCTGCCCGGACTGAATGGGGTAAAAAGTACGACTATGCCTCTATCCGCAGCTATGAAGATTTCAGAAAACGCCTGCCCATCCAAACATACGAAGAGATAAAGCCTTACGTAGAGCGTTTACGGGCAGGAGAACAGAACCTGCTTTGGCCGTCGGAAATACGTTGGTTTGCCAAATCATCCGGTACGACTAATGATAAGAGCAAGTTTCTTCCTGTCAGCAAGGAAGCATTGGAGGATATTCATTACAGAGGGGGGAAAGATGCTGCGGCCCTTTATTTCCGTATCAATCCGGATAGTCATTTCTTTTCCGGAAAGGGGTTGATTATGGGTGGTAGCCACAGTCCGAATCTTAATTCTAATCACAGTCTGGTTGGGGACTTGTCGGCTATTTTAATTCAAAATGTAAATCCGCTTATTAATTTCATTCGTGTGCCAAGCAAGAAGATTGCATTGATGAACGAATGGGAAACTAAAATAGAAGCAATCGCTAACAGTACTATTCCGGTGAATGTAACGAGCTTGTCCGGTGTGCCGTCTTGGACGCTGGTGCTTATCAAACGGATTCTTGAGAAAACCGGAAAACATACATTGGAGGAAGTATGGCCTAATCTGGAAGTGTTCTTCCATGGTGGGGTGGCTTTCACTCCTTACCGCGAACAGTATAAGCAGGTGATTCAGTCGCCTAAAATGCATTATGTAGAGACTTATAATGCTTCTGAAGGGTATTTCGGTACACAGAATGATCTTTCTGATCCTGCTATGTTGTTGATGATTGACTACGGAATCTTCTACGAATTTATTCCACTGGAAGAAGTGGACAAGGAAAATCCGCGGGCATATTGCCTTGAAGAGGTGGAACTGAACAAGAATTATGCAATGGTGATTTCTACTTCCTGCGGTTTGTGGAGGTACATGATTGGTGATACGGTGAAGTTTACGAGCAAGAATCCCTATAAGTTTGTTATCACGGGAAGAACAAAGCATTTCATCAATGCCTTCGGTGAGGAATTAATTGTTGATAATGCGGAAAAGGGACTGGCCAAGGCTTGCGCAGAAACGGGAGCACAGGTTTGTGAGTATTCTGCGGCACCGGTCTTTATGGATGAGAACGCAAAATGCCGTCACCAATGGCTGATAGAGTTTGCCAAGATGCCGGATTCTGTTGAGAAGTTTGCAGCAATACTGGACGCTACTCTGAAAGAGGTCAATTCTGACTATGAGGCAAAACGGTGGAAAGACATTGCGCTGCAACCATTGGAGGTAATTGTTGCTCGCCAAGGGTTGTTCCATGATTGGATGGCGCAAAAAGGAAAATTAGGTGGGCAGCACAAAGTTCCCAGGTTAAGTAATACGAGGGAGTATATTGAGGGGATGTTGCCGTTGAATCGGTAA
- a CDS encoding DEAD/DEAH box helicase: MKEKITNGQVIIVFTEHPVFGILLIPYIAERLSDDTLQLVEQAFHASPEAMERMSEAERQAIDIASHYTEKYLMSNYSREKTVSRFLHKLSEDPERIKNNIRPFIEKKLQEMLMLIRESGLPFYQKQAGSKVLYAHHAYRVHVDDVEIRVIFHADSKTFRYQLQCYDRGQPFSLTELKPVTVLTSSPAILLLGMELYFFPHIESTRVLPFTKKKSISVNASQIEKYIDNIVIPIARYHEIETHGLNIIEEECSCEALLSLDTIHNEQVLQLSFRYGDQVFTPDSATEMKKIVYRKESGGVFFFRRNVIEEEKAIQLLMQAGLQLFDTSFKLSPEATEKTIGEWINNHREMLQLSFQLISSMGNMPYCLDEIRIEQSCDDEVDWFELHITVVIGTLRIPFSRFRKHILEEKREYQLPDGRMILLPEEWFSKYVNLLEMGIQTEKGIRVRRTLLGAVQTALGENALKQFPSQKHIHNIAVPKALKATLRPYQQKGFSWMVHLHKLGFGACLADDMGLGKTLQTLTLLQYIYKPYGPKQAATLIVVPTSLLHNWRRETKRFTVLSMAEYNNTVSIPKEHPEKFFDQFHLVITTYGMMRNNINILSSYNFEYIVLDESQNIKNSDSLTFRSATQLRSNHRLVLTGTPIENSLKDLWAQFHFIQPDLLGTESDFQRQFMIPLRQGNTRVETQLQQLTAPFILRRSKKEVAPELPALTEETIYCDMTEEQNTLYEQEKNSLRNTLLQHPQSTDRFHSFSVLNGILRLRQLACHPQLILPDFIGLSGKTTQIIETFDTLRSEGHKVLIFSSFVKHLEVLAEAFRERGWKYALLTGATNNRPSEIAHFTEQKDVQAFLISLKAGGVGLNLTQADYVFIIDPWWNPAAESQAIARAHRIGQDKQVIAYRFITQNSIEEKILYLQDEKRKLAETFVTESEVLPTLSNEQWVDLLK, translated from the coding sequence ATGAAAGAGAAAATAACTAATGGACAAGTCATCATCGTTTTTACAGAACATCCGGTATTCGGCATATTGCTGATTCCTTACATAGCGGAAAGACTGAGCGACGACACGTTGCAATTAGTGGAACAGGCTTTTCATGCTTCTCCCGAAGCTATGGAACGGATGAGTGAGGCGGAAAGACAGGCCATTGATATTGCCTCTCATTATACAGAGAAATATCTGATGAGCAATTACTCCCGTGAAAAGACCGTTTCGCGTTTTCTACATAAGTTATCTGAGGATCCCGAACGGATCAAAAATAATATTCGCCCGTTTATTGAGAAGAAGTTGCAGGAGATGCTGATGTTGATACGTGAAAGTGGACTACCTTTTTACCAAAAACAGGCTGGTAGTAAGGTTCTATATGCTCATCATGCTTATCGGGTGCATGTTGATGATGTTGAGATTCGTGTAATCTTCCATGCCGACAGCAAAACATTTCGTTATCAGTTACAATGTTACGATAGAGGACAGCCATTCTCTTTGACCGAACTGAAGCCCGTTACCGTACTGACTTCCTCGCCCGCAATTCTGCTATTGGGTATGGAGTTATATTTCTTTCCGCACATTGAGAGTACGAGAGTCTTGCCTTTTACAAAGAAAAAATCAATTAGTGTGAATGCTTCCCAAATTGAGAAGTATATAGATAACATTGTGATTCCAATTGCACGCTATCATGAGATTGAAACTCACGGGCTGAATATTATTGAAGAGGAATGTAGCTGCGAGGCATTGTTATCTCTTGACACAATTCACAACGAGCAGGTGCTACAACTTAGTTTTCGTTATGGAGACCAGGTATTTACACCGGATAGTGCCACTGAAATGAAGAAAATCGTTTATCGGAAAGAGTCCGGTGGTGTTTTCTTCTTCCGGCGCAACGTTATCGAAGAAGAGAAAGCAATTCAACTTTTAATGCAGGCCGGATTACAACTATTTGATACTTCTTTCAAGCTATCGCCCGAAGCTACGGAAAAAACGATTGGGGAATGGATTAACAATCACCGGGAAATGTTACAGCTTTCATTTCAACTTATCAGCAGTATGGGAAATATGCCTTATTGCCTGGATGAGATACGTATCGAACAAAGCTGTGACGATGAAGTCGATTGGTTTGAATTGCATATCACGGTGGTTATAGGCACATTACGTATTCCTTTTTCCCGTTTTCGCAAACATATCCTGGAAGAAAAAAGAGAATATCAGTTGCCTGACGGCCGTATGATTCTCCTGCCTGAAGAATGGTTCAGCAAATATGTGAATCTATTGGAAATGGGGATACAGACGGAAAAAGGAATCCGTGTGAGACGTACGCTCTTAGGTGCTGTACAGACAGCTTTAGGAGAAAATGCGCTCAAACAGTTTCCGTCTCAAAAGCATATACACAACATTGCCGTGCCTAAAGCGCTCAAGGCAACATTGCGTCCTTACCAACAGAAAGGGTTCTCATGGATGGTACATCTGCACAAATTAGGGTTTGGCGCATGCCTGGCAGATGATATGGGACTTGGAAAAACACTGCAAACCCTTACCTTACTGCAATACATATATAAGCCGTATGGACCTAAGCAGGCTGCTACCCTGATTGTCGTCCCTACATCGCTACTTCACAACTGGCGACGGGAAACCAAACGCTTCACCGTACTTTCAATGGCAGAATACAATAATACTGTATCCATACCCAAAGAACACCCGGAGAAATTCTTCGATCAGTTTCATTTGGTTATTACTACGTATGGGATGATGCGGAACAATATCAATATACTCTCTTCCTACAATTTCGAATACATCGTACTCGACGAGAGCCAAAATATCAAGAATAGTGATTCACTCACTTTCCGTTCGGCTACCCAGTTGCGAAGTAATCACCGGCTTGTGCTGACTGGTACTCCGATCGAGAACTCCCTCAAAGACTTATGGGCACAATTCCACTTCATACAACCGGACTTACTGGGTACGGAGAGTGACTTCCAAAGACAATTCATGATTCCGCTCCGACAGGGAAACACCCGTGTAGAGACACAGTTGCAACAACTGACTGCCCCGTTTATCCTTCGCAGAAGCAAGAAAGAAGTCGCTCCGGAACTTCCCGCGCTTACTGAGGAAACGATTTACTGCGACATGACTGAAGAACAAAACACCTTGTATGAGCAAGAGAAGAATAGTCTGCGCAACACTTTGCTTCAACATCCACAAAGTACGGACAGATTTCATTCGTTCAGTGTACTGAACGGGATTCTGCGTTTACGCCAACTGGCTTGTCATCCGCAGCTTATCTTACCTGACTTCATCGGACTGTCCGGAAAAACGACACAGATAATCGAAACATTCGATACGCTGCGAAGCGAGGGGCATAAGGTTTTAATCTTCTCGTCATTCGTCAAGCACCTGGAAGTTCTAGCCGAAGCTTTTCGTGAACGAGGTTGGAAATATGCCCTGTTGACAGGAGCGACAAACAACCGTCCTTCCGAAATCGCCCATTTCACCGAACAAAAGGACGTACAAGCTTTTCTTATTTCCCTGAAAGCTGGTGGCGTGGGACTCAATCTCACTCAGGCGGATTATGTATTTATCATTGATCCCTGGTGGAATCCTGCTGCCGAGTCGCAAGCTATCGCCCGTGCCCATCGTATCGGCCAGGATAAGCAAGTGATTGCTTATCGTTTCATTACCCAAAACAGCATAGAGGAAAAGATTCTCTATCTGCAGGACGAAAAACGGAAACTGGCGGAAACGTTCGTCACAGAAAGCGAAGTATTGCCGACATTGAGCAATGAACAGTGGGTGGACCTGCTAAAATAA
- the mnmA gene encoding tRNA 2-thiouridine(34) synthase MnmA, whose protein sequence is MIEENKRVLLGMSGGTDSSVAAMRLLEAGYEVTGVTFRFYELNDSTEYLEDARNLAKRLGIRHITYDAREIFNEQIIEYFVHEYMAGHTPVPCTLCNNYLKWPLLAKIADEMGIFYIATGHYAQKIKLADTYYITHAVDPDKDQSFFLWGLKQDILSRILLPMGEITKVEARAWAAERGFQKVATKKDSIGVCFCPMDYRSFLKNWLVRNGQTLVRNGQPWSEIVRRGRFVDEKGDFIAWHEGYPFYTIGQRRGLGIHLNRPVFVKEINTEKNEVVLSSLSALEKTEMWLKDWNIVNRERILGHSDIIVKIRYRKQENHCTITITPDNQLHVQLHEPLTAIAPGQAAAFYKDGLLLGGGIIIESR, encoded by the coding sequence ATGATAGAAGAAAACAAACGAGTATTGTTAGGTATGAGTGGTGGAACGGATAGCTCTGTTGCCGCCATGCGACTGCTGGAAGCCGGTTATGAAGTAACCGGAGTCACTTTCCGTTTTTATGAACTGAACGACTCGACCGAATATCTGGAAGATGCCCGTAATTTGGCAAAACGTCTCGGTATCCGGCATATAACATATGACGCCCGTGAGATATTCAACGAGCAAATCATCGAATATTTTGTGCATGAGTATATGGCAGGCCATACTCCGGTGCCTTGTACGTTGTGCAATAACTATCTAAAGTGGCCTTTGCTTGCCAAAATTGCTGATGAAATGGGCATTTTTTACATCGCTACCGGTCATTATGCCCAAAAAATAAAGCTGGCGGATACTTACTATATTACGCACGCCGTTGACCCGGACAAAGACCAATCCTTTTTTCTATGGGGCTTGAAGCAAGATATACTTAGCAGAATTCTTCTGCCAATGGGAGAGATTACGAAAGTTGAAGCCCGTGCCTGGGCTGCCGAACGTGGCTTCCAAAAAGTTGCTACCAAAAAGGATAGTATAGGAGTTTGTTTCTGCCCGATGGACTACCGAAGCTTCCTGAAAAACTGGTTAGTCAGAAATGGTCAGACACTGGTCAGAAATGGTCAGCCGTGGTCCGAAATAGTCAGACGAGGAAGATTTGTCGATGAAAAGGGGGATTTTATAGCCTGGCATGAAGGATATCCCTTCTACACCATTGGTCAGAGACGTGGACTAGGCATTCATCTGAACCGCCCTGTTTTCGTAAAGGAGATAAACACTGAAAAGAATGAAGTGGTATTATCCTCCCTCTCTGCCTTAGAAAAAACAGAAATGTGGTTGAAAGACTGGAACATCGTGAACCGCGAACGTATCTTGGGACATTCTGATATTATCGTGAAGATACGATACCGCAAACAAGAAAACCACTGCACGATTACTATTACGCCTGACAACCAGCTCCATGTACAACTTCATGAACCCTTAACCGCCATTGCGCCTGGGCAAGCCGCCGCATTCTATAAAGACGGTTTACTACTAGGTGGCGGAATTATAATTGAATCCCGATAA
- a CDS encoding ATP-dependent 6-phosphofructokinase, producing MRIGILTSGGDCPGINATIRGVCKTAINYYGMEVIGIHSGFQGLLTKDVEPFTDKSLSGLLNLGGTMLGTSREKPFKKGGVISDVDKPALILQNIQEMGLDCVVCIGGNGTQKTAAKFAAMGINIVSVPKTIDNDIWGTDISFGFDSAVSIATDAIDRLHSTASSHKRVMVIEVMGHKAGWIALYSGMAGGGDVILVPEIPYNIKNIGNTILDRLKKGKPYSIVVVAEGIQTDGRKRAAEYIAQEIEYETGIETRETVLGYIQRGGSPTPFDRNLSTRMGGHATELIANGEFGRMVALRGDDISSIPLEEVAGKLKLVTEEHDLVIQGRRMGICFG from the coding sequence ATGAGAATTGGAATCTTAACCTCAGGCGGGGACTGCCCCGGTATTAATGCCACCATTCGTGGCGTGTGCAAGACAGCCATCAATTATTATGGGATGGAAGTGATAGGTATTCACAGCGGCTTTCAAGGTTTGCTGACGAAGGATGTCGAGCCCTTTACAGATAAATCTCTGTCCGGCCTGCTGAATCTTGGAGGAACGATGCTGGGAACTTCCCGCGAAAAGCCATTTAAAAAAGGGGGGGTAATTTCGGATGTTGACAAGCCGGCACTGATCCTTCAGAATATCCAGGAAATGGGTTTGGATTGCGTAGTCTGCATCGGGGGAAATGGAACACAAAAGACCGCGGCCAAATTTGCCGCAATGGGAATAAATATAGTATCAGTCCCGAAAACCATTGACAATGACATCTGGGGAACAGATATCTCTTTCGGATTTGATTCGGCGGTAAGCATTGCCACGGACGCTATCGACCGCCTGCATTCCACTGCCAGCTCTCATAAAAGGGTGATGGTGATTGAAGTGATGGGACATAAAGCCGGATGGATTGCTTTGTATTCCGGTATGGCAGGTGGGGGAGATGTTATCCTTGTCCCTGAAATCCCTTATAATATAAAGAACATTGGCAATACAATTCTGGATAGGCTGAAAAAAGGCAAACCTTATTCCATTGTAGTAGTAGCCGAAGGAATTCAGACAGATGGTCGTAAACGTGCGGCAGAATATATTGCACAGGAAATTGAATATGAAACCGGAATAGAGACTCGTGAAACTGTATTGGGGTATATTCAGCGTGGTGGTTCGCCTACTCCTTTCGACCGTAATCTTTCTACCCGTATGGGCGGTCACGCAACAGAATTGATTGCAAATGGAGAATTCGGACGAATGGTAGCTCTAAGAGGAGACGACATTTCATCTATCCCCCTTGAAGAAGTGGCCGGAAAACTAAAACTAGTTACAGAAGAACACGATCTGGTGATTCAGGGTCGTCGTATGGGAATTTGCTTTGGTTAG